In the genome of Chelonia mydas isolate rCheMyd1 chromosome 26, rCheMyd1.pri.v2, whole genome shotgun sequence, one region contains:
- the POLR3D gene encoding DNA-directed RNA polymerase III subunit RPC4 has translation MSEGSSGNDAGNPGSLRPGLAGARGLIGRRPATPITPGRLPSIRSRDLTLGGVKKKTFTPNIISRKIKEEPKEDISIKKEKKERDRDRQRDGHGRGRGRPEVIQSHSIFEQGPAEMMKKKGTWDKTVDMSDFGPSHIINIKKEKRETDEETKQILRMLEKDDFLDDPRLRNDIRNKPVQLPLAHSGWLFKEEGDDQEDMKPLVTSTKEEMMEVDLPSVKVKEEPRDEEDSEEPLAIAKPSQAKAPPSYPQDISVAELLQSLSLTKEEELVFLQLPDTLPGQPPTQDTKPIKTEVQNEEGQMVMVKQEKNQEAKQAENICTLGDLPEGQVGKLLIRKSGKVQLVLGKVTLDVTMGTPCSFLQELVSVGTGDGRTGEMIILGHVKHKLVCSPDFESLLEHRHR, from the exons ATGTCGGAGGGGAGTTCAGGCAACGACGCTGGAAACCCAGGCAGTCTCCGGCCTGGACTCGCTGGGGCACGAGGGCTGATAGGGAGGAGACCTGCCACCCCCATTACCCCCGGGCGCCTCCCCTCCATCCGTTCCCGAGACCTTACCCTCGGAGGAGTAAAAAAG aaaACTTTCACCCCCAACATAATTAGCAGGAAGATCAAAGAAGA GCCAAAAGAGGATATCTCCAtcaagaaagagaagaaagagagagatcggGATCGGCAGAGAGATGGCCATGGACGAGGCAGGGGGAGGCCGGAGGTCATTCAGTCCCACTCCATCTTTGAGCAAGGCCCAGCAGAAATGATGAAGAAGAAGG GCACTTGGGATAAGACCGTGGACATGTCAGACTTTGGACCTTCCCACATCATCAACATAAAGAAAGAGAAGAGGGAGACGGACGAGGAGACCAAGCAGATCCTGCGTATGCTGGAAAAGGATGAT TTCCTTGATGACCCACGCTTGAGGAATGACATCCGGAACAAGCCAGTTCAGCTGCCCCTGGCCCACTCAGGCTGGCTGTTCAAGGAGGAGGGCGATGATCAGGAAGATATGAAGCCTTTGGTCACCAGCACCAAGGAGGAGATGATGGAAGTGGATTTGCCTTCAGTGAAAG TGAAAGAGGAGCCCCGCGATGAGGAGGACTCCGAGGAGCCACTGGCGATTGCCAAGCCATCTCAGGCAAAGGCACCTCCCAGCTACCCGCAAGACATCTCCgtggcagagctgctgcagagTCTGAGCCTGAccaaggaggaggagctggtCTTCCTGCAGCTGCCGGACACCCTCCCTGGACAGCCGCCCACACAGGACACCAAGCCCATCAAAACAGAGGTGCAGAATGAGGAGGGGCAGATGGTGATGGTGAAGCAGGAGAAGAACCAG GAGGCCAAGCAGGCTGAGAACATCTGCACCCTGGGGGACCTGCCAGAAGGGCAGGTGGGGAAGCTGCTGATTCGCAAATCAGGAAAGGTGCAGCTGGTTCTGGGCAAAGTGACTCTGGACGTGACCATGGGGACCCCGTGCTCCTTTTTGCAG GAACTGGTATCTGTGGGCACTGGAGATGGCAGGACTGGAGAGATGATCATCTTGGGACACGTGAAGCACAAGCTGGTGTGTTCCCCAGACTTTGAGTCCCTGCTGGAGCACAGGCATCgataa